The Gigantopelta aegis isolate Gae_Host chromosome 3, Gae_host_genome, whole genome shotgun sequence genome segment AGAAATGTGAACAACTCTATCTTGTTGCTGTCCACTCTCAGGAAGTTCTGCCAGTttcctggtattgctgcggcggCGGCCACACGTCTTCATATCCCTTTCCTACGTTTTGTCCTCGCACTGCCAGGCGTGATACAGTTTCAAACCCTGTGCGGATATACGGGATGAAAATGTGTTTGGCATAGTTGTCAAATGTTTTGGCTGTAGCTGGACTAAGCAGTTGTACGATGATGGCTCCATCAAGAACAATGCAGGTTGACGAGGGAGCCATTGGTGCAGCATCAGAAATATCTTCCAAGCAGATGACAAGATCACTCTTTGTGCAGATTTGAATTCCTCCATTATCAGAGAGGGATGGTGGGCATGCTTGATTTTCATTTCGAAAGAATTTCTGAAGGTTTCCATCTCTTGTTTGGCAACTAATGTACATTCGGGAGAAGAGTGGCATGTCATTCTTGAGGGACGACAACTGTTGCTTTCCTTTGTCAACAGTTCTAACAGCTGAAGAATCAAGAATTGGTTCGGTCCTTTCAACTAGACAGTCTGTGGTGAATGCTTGAAACTGCTCTTGGCCGATCCTCTTTGCATTGTGGACAGTGTCAGTTGCATCAGGGCATGCAATTTCCTTTGTGTCAAGAACAATCAGTTCTGTACTTTCTTCATTAAATGGGTTACCGATATCTTCTATAATGCTGACAAGAGAATGTACATCTTTGGCAAATGCAGACCGCACACTGTGTGTCTGATCATGGTGACGTGTATCTACTTGTCTTCCACAATGATGTTGCCCTTCTTCAAATTCTTCTATCACCCTGGCAATGTCTGGTCCAGCAACCATCCAATGCTGCAGGGTGCTGGGGTTGTCAGTAAGGCCAATTGCCCCACCatacaatacaatttttattcctaatatatgatattgacgatacggaaaaacactctggtaataacacctctctctctctctctctctctctctctctctctctctctctctctctgtctctgtctctgtctctgtctctgtctctgtctctgtatgtatgtatgtatgtatgtatatatatatatgtatacatatacatatacatatacatatacatatacatatacatatatatatatatatatatatatatatatacacacacagtcaaacctgtcctagctacgcttgacatttgtagattcacttactatgacaatacactgcatgaagcagaaattaaataattaaatgaaaagagaaaacaaacttgttgagaacagttaatttaatacagtccAGTTGCAGCTTTTCCTGAAAGAGgtgacatgtcaaaagtttatctatagtaaactgtgaagcacacatccattaattagcagtaaagacgctaaaacaagaaacaacaacatatgttttaaaagacTATATGttgcaacctgtaatcagcggccacctgtcttaagcggccacttttaactactcccttgtgtgaccgcttaagacaggtttgactgtgtatatatatatatatatatacagtcaaaccaatgatcatacatatatatatatatatatatatatatatatatatatatatatacacatgaccCCAGTttggaagtacatgtataatatatctatcatttcattttttacTTTTCTCCTTTCAATCTTCTTGTTTCCACTTTTATCGCtgctccttttttatattagtatgtacattatttatagattaatattttgtaatgattgttaactacatgtatgtactttgtaaggtaGTCAATTTAGGGCCtcaaccctgacactaccaTCACATATTTCTGGagcaataaactatttattaaaaaagtaataataaaaaaaccccaaaaaaccaaacaatttaAACCAGTgacttgtaataaataaaaaaagattaaaaccATAAATTATCCTTTCAACTGAAAGGCAGTGATTTTTATCCAGCAGGAAACAAACTGTCATTGGTACATGTAAACCTACAGCAATTCATATCATAACTATGGCAATTGTTAAGTTCAAATGGAAAAATTAGACGCATTGCTAGATGATTTTGATCGTTGGACAATTATCATAAAAGTTGTTTAAGAACTATAAACTTTTAGTTTTCATACCAAGATGTATTTTCTGACAAACTTACACGTGTAATaatgtctttttcttttttttctgttttatttttttcagttactGAAAATAATGAGTATGGAAAGCAAGGCAAACTGTTTTTCTGTAAGCTGTGCAGTTATAAAACTGAATGGAGCACAAGCATCAAACGGCACAGGTTTACACACACTGTAGTTGGCAAACCTACTTGTGAAATCTGCAGCAAGAGTTACTGCTGTGAAGGTGACCTCAGAGACCACATGAATGTTGCTCATTCCAATGCAAAGTTTTTGTGCTATCAGTGTGGAAAGGAGTTCTCATGTCGATCCAGTCTTCTACGTCACACACAGGTCACCCATGAACTCAGATACAAGTACAAGTGTGAAGTATGTTCACAACAGTTCACGGACAGGCGCAAAATGGCAGATCATATGGACAAACACACAGGTGCTCGCAACCATGTTTGTCATATTTGTGGCATGGCATATCGCTACAGACCACGGTTGGCTGTTCATCTAAGGAGGCATCAAAACCCTGAACCGTTGCAGTGTGAATATTGCAAAAAGACCTTCAAAAATTCAGATACTTTAAGGGTGCACATTATGGGAAAACATTTGGACCGTAAGTATCCTTGTCCTTACTGTGGCAAGGATTTCATTTGGCACAAATCCATGTCACATCACAAAAAGAGATGTCGATCACGTCCTCCTGATTTTTCAAGTGAAGATACTGAACTAAAAGTGGATGCACCTCTTCCCCAGGCTGCAAGACCAAATGAAGATGAAGAAGAGATGTTGGACGAACGAATGGCAACAGATATGGTTATACAAGCAGCAGCTGAGGCTATCAAAGCTGAAGCACCACCTACTAGTAACCCATGGAAAGTATATCGAATTCCAACATACAGTTCCAATGCACATGCTGAAATAACAGTATCCAATTTGTCAGGATTACCCATCTCTAACCTGTCAAGTATTCCCATGTCTCACTTGCCAAACATTAGCTTAAACAGTACATCTGTGTCAAACTTCATAAACTTATCAGATGTTTCAGGgtctaatatacatgtatcagtacaagGTTTATCCAGTCTGCCAGTGGCTACTTTCTCTAACTTGCATGTGTCAAGCATAGCAGAACAACCTGTGGTAGGCATTCCTAATGGGCAAACTGCTACTACGTCAAATTTGACAATGTCAAACCTGTCCAATTTACCAGTTTCAACCATGTCAAATGAAACCATTACAACACTGTCTAATGTACCTGTGTCATCTCTATCAAGTGTACCAATTCATATGTCAAACCTGTCAAAGGTGCCAGTCACAAATGTGTCCCACATGCATATGAGCTTAACTCAGCCATCTTTGAACAATATTGTAAATGATGGACTGCCGAATGAATGGAAAGTTGATTCAACACAGGTTCCTGTTTATGTCAaagattattaatatattaatgtctgtatttcaagTGTTGCTACTATATATTTTCTATGAGatgtaacatttattaatatcaaatttAAAACATCATGAAAATCATGAATGTGGCTAACCTGCAAACAGAATACCTTTGTTGAATTcacaaaaacataatttaaaaaatgcacaaaTTAAGACAAGACAAGTAGgcataaaaaatacacaatttgTTGATTGATTACGATAGtaaattgaacaaaataaaacactttcatCAAATCAATCGTACATTACAGTGCACGTGCACAGAAACAATtcctgttaaagggacagaccctagtttcaacccatgaaaattaacactaagtttagttaatttacaaacctgtaacacatttggataaagttacagttgagaGGAACATGAGtctatgactttgaaatggtgaagtaccctctgaaaatagactaacactcgactccataacttaCTTTTTAGACACacttgtgattttaaaaatatgagaaatgcattttgtgatattaaaaacaccaggatgaccaaaaacacggaaattaataatgtaaaccataaaatctaagtaaagtatgatttcagttatcaaaaatggctataatagtaaaaaatatgccatgtttaaaaactatggtatgtccctttaatagggtGGTTCACATGTACACAaggatacatatatatatgtatgtaccttTGACAGCTTTGTgtactgtatattattacataatgagaGTGTAtgtgtattcttattggtcgaAAACTAGTCACATGATTTTCCGTAAATAATGATATTGCCCTTCGTCAGTCCCACTGGTCTGATCAAAAGATCCGGGAGATTTAACcattgaaaacaaagaagagaaaaaaatgtaaagcaaggggtcttttatatgcaccatcccacagacagggtagcatatTCCACGGTCTTTATTAtgccagtcatagtgcactggctagagcgagaaataggcacacaaacggggatcgatcctagacagaccacacatcaagcaaacactttccaacaggctacatcccgcccttgtTTAGTTTGAAAACCGTGACAACAGCCTTCCAGAGACTGATGAAACTTGTTCTACACGGACTTGAAAATGTTAGTGTATATTTGGATGATGTTGTCATTCATACCACTACGTGGGTACAACAATTAATCACTCTTAGAAAAATGTTACAAAGACTAGGTGATTGGACTTAACCATAAACCTGCCAAGTGTGAGTTCGTTAAAGCAGAGATACTGTTTCTGGGATATAAAGTGGGTTATGGTCATGTAGCCCCTGTGGTCGCAAATGTTTATGCCATGAGCCATTTTCCTACACCTATTAACAGGAAGGAAGTCTGGCGATTCCAGGAAATGGCGGAATATTATAGAAGAATCTGTCCTTACTTCGCTAAAGTCGCAACACCATTGACTGACCTGCTGggaaaacaaaccaaatttgTGAAAAGTGTGACCATGCTTTCAAACAACTTAAAACCATGCTCAGCAGTGCACCAGTCCTGTCTGCtcctgattttacaaaacagttTAAGCTTGCAGTTGACACGTGTGATATTGGTGCAGGTGTAGTGCTCTTCCAAGAAGACGACGATGGCCTCGATGACCTGGTTAGTTATTTCTCAAAGAAGTTTAACCCTCATCAACGAAATTATTCAACAATGAAGAAAGAGGCATTTGCGTTAATATTATCGCTGAAACACTTTGACATTTACGTGAAAGCAAATCACCGTGATGTTTTCGTCTACAcggacaataataataataataaataataatgataaattctttatttagtgagggtaacacagttagcaaaagctaatcttccctgaggcccttagctacaaacaatacagaattacaatacatacatttatgaacaaatagaaaaaaaaaaaaaaaacccataaaaaataaataaaaaatatatatatatatatatatatatatatacacacacacacacacacacacacacacacacacgcacaataaTCCACTGACGTTTATTAACCGTGTGAAGCACACCAACCCAAGAATACTGAGGTTGATTCTGATGATTCAAGGATACAGCCTGTAAATTGAATACCTTCCAGGATCGTCAAACATACTTGCAGACATTTTATCCCGCCCGCCCGCACCGCCCCCCCCCCGTGATGAATGACGTGTATTGTATCAATGTCTTTAATAACTTGTTATGAAGTGAACA includes the following:
- the LOC121368233 gene encoding zinc finger protein 267-like; the protein is MPDELPDYGQEGKSFIVVLPQTLVQFNAILVETSLSADDQLQQFFQIYQCIKTTLTVNRPKKTLSNLHYFLSQLEEFKKYMLTFTKKPKGFVSSSSQSVHRHTRSEARKHLTITYIPKTPTADSSSVHTENDSLCNNAAGNTSDDDELESPKKNQDNSFLSTLDDGSPDKADDTNPEESTNQTSCLSETVKATQKCSVTNETRSNIHDKTFKRLSHKKKVSKELPTECLTEEKPPVSANEKREKKTHILSIKNKEKQKRKMVTSIESDGSTTSKQVVEKANYMKHLGKYRCSLCSYCTTRKYDINTHCQKHKQRSYTCKDCVITFETRQALQRHLNLNHKQQAFAFPCPVCSNVFGYKSELEEHMLDHPGSWLHHCPKCDKGFSKQEYLTQHLKRCGRQRFTENNEYGKQGKLFFCKLCSYKTEWSTSIKRHRFTHTVVGKPTCEICSKSYCCEGDLRDHMNVAHSNAKFLCYQCGKEFSCRSSLLRHTQVTHELRYKYKCEVCSQQFTDRRKMADHMDKHTGARNHVCHICGMAYRYRPRLAVHLRRHQNPEPLQCEYCKKTFKNSDTLRVHIMGKHLDRKYPCPYCGKDFIWHKSMSHHKKRCRSRPPDFSSEDTELKVDAPLPQAARPNEDEEEMLDERMATDMVIQAAAEAIKAEAPPTSNPWKVYRIPTYSSNAHAEITVSNLSGLPISNLSSIPMSHLPNISLNSTSVSNFINLSDVSGSNIHVSVQGLSSLPVATFSNLHVSSIAEQPVVGIPNGQTATTSNLTMSNLSNLPVSTMSNETITTLSNVPVSSLSSVPIHMSNLSKVPVTNVSHMHMSLTQPSLNNIVNDGLPNEWKVDSTQVPVYVKDY